A stretch of the Xiphias gladius isolate SHS-SW01 ecotype Sanya breed wild chromosome 19, ASM1685928v1, whole genome shotgun sequence genome encodes the following:
- the trpm6 gene encoding transient receptor potential cation channel subfamily M member 6 isoform X3, translating into MAWCVVLLEDGFDSKEENILLSCPRICVLCIPVCQVCQNLIRCCCGRLIGEHSWQDSLPPISLCPGPGQVVDEEWSIETHTRASPTNAYGTVDFQDTATRVCRAKYVRVAVDSKAEVLLQLMLREWQMERPKLLLTVQGGSENFTLPPKVKQAFSKGLITAALSTGAWILTDGINTGVSKYVGEAVKSFGGHNLRKRNTIGITPWGVIDNNMDLIGRDVFRPYQPLGNPLIKRACLNGFHSHFLLVDDGTLGKHGCQQGLRRKLEKHIQLQKIHPRLNQGVPVVCVVVEGGPVIVSTVLDYVSNVPPVPVLVFEGSGRAADLLAFLHKQTAVDRQLDADIKEDFLVRIGDVFGVDRAEASHLYTLFLQCMDHRQSITIFDSESEDQMAPDAAILTTTLKGTKASPAEQLSMALVWDRADIAQKDVLVYGQHWQVGSLEQAMLDALVMDRVSFVKLLIDNGMTMSRFLTVDRLEELYNTPQGQTDHFLHHLAEDAKQTSLPVGYRLSLIDMGLVIEYLIGGAYRSTYTRKYFRTAYSRLQDKEGRRNSSTSLSKQRRRLIPNSSRGRSLQDLHFFRTAQPYRRKEQDVSPGSSREITLSPGLGDAPLLVPFNFNDLFVWAVLQQRQQMALFLWQHGEEALARATVACKLYRSMAFEARQSNMDDNIAERFKAYSLEFGQLAVDVLDGAFRQNEQMAMKLLTSEMEAWSHFTCLQMAVSSCHRPFVSHSCTQTLLTDLWTGPLNMRKNSFLKIIVSLLLPPAILLLEFKSKAEMCHVPQSHEAMLFGLDSVKSVPAFEGTDHTGSQDAERGLSFHDKCLGPLSETVSSVTMQCLSWITRLYEFYTAPVVKFWFHTMFYLAFLMLFSYVVLVKMGDQPSVQEWLVITYILSTAMEKTREVLMSEPRKLSHKLKIWFSEYWNKSDFIAILLFLAGLGLRWHADPYRTAGRITYCLDIIFWFIRVTDLLAVNQHAGPYLTMITKMTSNMFFIVVMMAIVLLSFGVSRKAILSPDEEPSWSLARDVVFQPYWMIFGEVYATEIDPCDDGNPCPPASFLTPFLQAVYMFFQYIIMVNILIAFFNNIYFDMASTSNKLWKYNRYRYIMTYQERPWLPPPLILLSHMTLGLTAIYRRFSGDAEREERGSGLKLYLGHEDRKRLHEFEEKCVQAYFHEKSEGLHSSQINRIRATAERAEEMCMMVVEVSEKVIFIQDSLSELDCQLGQLQDLSALAVDTLTLLSASDSLHQEEARLAQCQPVTASQHILPHSWTLPHRSGADCDVLNIRRLMAKSCKSTNPSLLKGNTLAASRLASQECHVGARGSRGGKQEHAEEGEEGAKEDSQSATVDHPNENWLGVFRPASHASLPHFYGVHLGGFRDQTPCESCGTSRCGCPLSHRGLESPHHKLWTCDPYLYPSQEETSMEEEEEGKEEEEEEEEEEQEGERTQEQLSNIEVSRASSKAVLLSDPRDISEGLVNPAFSQDNSQPSSRSRSSSQRGRPLKSPRWACLPRDRPYGCCRSLSSSVENMTFSGAPLSPMRGSHPSLNEPMNKDSLSGGRGIRDATSLQCSRSREWSKSSDFNQVLDSRGKAQSRKTVKILESSPDTVPMQSHLLDAGWRRQRWLRGEPTCWSASTSLSQLNFEPMDLLQKQVFSHQDVWSPTHSAWNSWARSMSRRSPLQSGIAAEAKSSSIQSTENLYPHYSAMERNNLMRLAHTIPFTPVSILGGEEVSIYSLEEVPSDADPESSTVSSWSSRGLSAMLQPLSSEEGSLDGGLRLGCRVLCTWAEGDVLRPGLVYVVKAFRPEVVRAWQRYFHGSTALQLCLREIQQQRAAQKMMQVFNHVKPDDMQYSPRFLDVSLVLWHSNGQWLTIERNMSGDFRKYNNNTGEEITPCCSLEEVLLSFSHWTYEYSSRELLVLDIQGVGEELTDPTVIMADDQSGSRGEMLFGPDNLGDAAINGFLQKHSCSACCRRLGLEDLRKRLDSCENGSEAEQTSGKEEQGADETV; encoded by the exons ATG GCATGGTGTGTTGTCTTGCTGGAAGATGGGTTTGACAGTAAAGAAGAGAATATACTGCTTAGCTGCCCCAGGATCTGTGTACT atgtaTTCCAGTATGTCAAGTATGCCAAAACTTGATCAG ATGTTGTTGTGGCCGCCTGATAGGGGAGCACTCTTGGCAAGACTCGCTTCCTCCTATATCCCTCTGTCCTGGTCCTGGACAGGTCGTGGATGAGGAATGGTCCATAGAGACCCATACCAGAGCCAGTCCCACCAATGCCTATGGGACCGTAGACTTTCAAGATACTGCCACACGCGTCTGCCGGGCCAAG TATGTTCGTGTGGCTGTGGACTCAAAGGCAGAGGTGCTGCTCCAACTGATGCTGAGGGAGTGGCAGATGGAGAGACCCAAGCTTCTGCTGACCGTCCAGGGAGGCTCAGAAAACTTCACCCTGCCCCCTAAAGTCAAGCAGGCCTTCAGCAAAGGACTGATCACTGCTGCCCTCAGCACAGGGGCATGGATACTCACTGATGGCATTAATACAG GTGTGTCTAAGTATGTAGGTGAGGCAGTGAAATCCTTCGGGGGCCATAACCTAAGGAAGCGAAACACAATCGGCATCACACCGTGGGGTGTGATTGACAACAACATGGACCTTATAGGCAGAGAT GTCTTCAGGCCCTACCAGCCACTGGGGAACCCTTTGATCAAGAGGGCCTGTCTTAATGGTTTCCACTCCCACTTTCTGTTGGTGGATGATGGAACGCTGGGAAAACATGGCTGCCAACAAGGCCTCAGGAGGAAGCTGGAGAAACACATCCAACTACAGAAGATACACCCGC GACTGAACCAAGGAGTgcctgtggtgtgtgtggtggtggagggaggcCCTGTTATTGTGTCCACAGTGTTGGACTATGTTAGCAATGTGCCCCCTGTGCCGGTGTTGGTGTTTGAGGGCTCGGGCAGGGCTGCTGACCTGCTCGCCTTCTTACACAAGCAGACAGCTGTTGACAG GCAGTTGGATGCAGACATTAAAGAGGACTTCCTCGTCAGGATTGGAGATGTGTTTGGGGTAGACAGAGCAGAGGCCTCTCACCTCTACACTCTCTTCCTGCAGTGCATGGATCACAGACAGTCT ATAACCATCTTTGATTCAGAGTCGGAGGACCAGATGGCGCCTGATGCAGCCATTTTGACAACCACACTTAAGg GCACCAAAGCCAGCCCTGCAGAGCAGCTAAGTATGGCTCTTGTCTGGGACAGGGCTGACATTGCACAGAAAGACGTCCTGGTGTACGGACAGCATTGGCAG GTGGGTTCCTTGGAGCAAGCCATGCTGGATGCTCTGGTGATGGACCGCGTcagttttgtcaaactactgaTTGACAATGGCATGACTATGAGTCGCTTCCTCACTGTGGATCGCCTCGAAGAGCTCTACAACACG CCACAGGGACAGACGGATCATTTTCTGCACCATCTTGCTGAAGATGCAAAACAG acTTCTCTTCCCGTAGGTTACCGTCTTTCTCTTATTGACATGGGCCTGGTGATAGAGTATCTCATAGGAGGAGCGTACCGCAGCACTTACACACGGAAATACTTCAGAACTGCCTACAGTCGCCTGCAAGACAAA GAGGGAAGACGGAACAGTTCCACCTCTTTGTCTAAACAGAGACGGAGATTAATACCAAACTCTTCAAGGGGCAGGAGTCTCCAGGACCTGCATTTCTTTAGAACTGCTCAGCCCTACAGACGCAAG GAGCAAGATGTGTCACCCGGGAGCAGTCGAGAGATCACGTTAAGCCCTGGCCTTGGTGATGCTCCATTGCTGGTTCCCTTCAACTTCAACGACCTGTTTGTGTGGGCCGTGCTTCAACAGCGGCAGCAGATGGCACTGTTCCTGTGGCAACACGGCGAGGAAGCGCTGGCACGTGCCACAGTTGCCTGTAAGCTTTACCGCTCCATGGCCTTCGAGGCACGGCAGAGTAACATGGATGACAACATTGCAGAGCGATTCAAGGCATATtcact TGAGTTTGGTCAGCTGGCGGTGGACGTGTTAGACGGTGCATTTCGTCAGAACGAGCAGATGGCCATGAAGCTGTTGACTTCAGAGATGGAGGCATGGAGCCACTTCACCTGTCTGCAAATGGCTGTCTCCTCATGTCACAGACCATTTGTCTCACACTCCTGCACCCAGACCCTCCTCACAGATCTCTGGACTGGACCGCTCAACATGAGAAAAAACTCCTTTTTGAAG ATAATTGTGAGCCTTCTTCTGCCCCCTGCCATCTTGCTACTGGAGTTTAAAAGCAAAGCTGAAATGTGCCATGTACCACAGTCCCATGAGGCAATGCTGTTTGGTCTTGACTCTGTGAAGTCAGTACCAGCCTTCGAGGGAACTGATCACACG GGCAGTCAGGATGCAGAGAGAGGCCTGTCTTTCCATGACAAATGTCTTGGGCCATTGTCAGAAACTGTGTCCTCTGTGACCATGCAGTGTCTTTCCTGGATCACAAGACTCTATGAATTCTACACAGCTCCTGTTGTCAAGTTCTGGTTTCACACA ATGTTCTACTTGGCCTTTCTGATGTTATTCTCCTATGTCGTCCTGGTGAAGATGGGGGATCAACCCAGTGTTCAGGAGTGGCTGGTCATAACGTACATCTTGTCCACTGCAATGGAGAAAACCAGAGAG GTACTAATGTCTGAGCCAAGGAAGCTGAGCCACAAGCTGAAGATTTGGTTCTCAGAGTACTGGAACAAGTCAGATTTCATTGCCATTCTGCTCTTCCTGGCTGGACTGGGACTGCGCTGGCATGCTGATCCCTACCGGACAGCAGGGCGCATCACTTACTGTCTGGACATCATCTTCTGGTTCATCAGGGTAACAGATCTGCTAGCTGTCAATCAGCATGCTGGTCCTTACCTCACCATGATCACTAAGATG ACCAGTAACATGTTCTTCATCGTGGTGATGATGGCAATAGTGCTATTGAGCTTCGGGGTGTCAAGGAAGGCAATCCTGTCACCAGATGAGGAGCCATCCTGGAGCCTTGCTCGAGATGTAGTCTTCCAGCCCTACTGGATGATCTTTGGAGAGGTCTACGCAACAGAGATAGATC cATGTGATGATGGTAATCCATGTCCTCCTGCTTCATTTCTTACGCCATTCCTCCAGGCTGTCTATATGTTCTTCCAGTATATCATCATGGTCAACATTCTAATCGCATTTTTTAA CAACATCTACTTTGACATGGCATCAACATCCAATAAACTGTGGAAGTACAACCGTTATCGCTACATAATGACCTATCAGGAGAGGCCATGGTTGCCTCCCCCCCTTATCCTCCTCAGTCACATGACCCTGGGTTTGACAGCCATCTACAGGAGATTTAGTGGAGATGCTGAGCGTGAGGAGAGAGGTTCTGGACTTA AGCTCTACCTGGGCCATGAGGATCGTAAGAGGCTCCATGAGTTTGAGGAGAAATGTGTACAGGCCTACTTCCATGAGAAGAGTGAAGGTCTCCACAGCAGTCAAATTAACAGGATCAGAGCCACAGCTGAGAG AGCAGAGGAGATGTgcatgatggtggtggaggtcTCAGAGAAGGTCATCTTCATTCAGGACAGCCTGTCAGAGTTGGACTGTCAGCTAGGTCAACTCCAGGACCTGTCGGCACTGGCTGTGGACACCCTCACCTTGCTCTCTGCTTCTGACAGCCTACATCAGGAGGAGGCACGTCTGGCTCAGTGTCAACCCGTCACAGCTTCCCAGCACATCCTTCCTCACAGCTGGACCCTCCCGCACAGAAGTGGAGCAGACTGTGATGTACTTAATATACGAAGGCTGATGGCCAAGTCTTGTAAAAGTACCAACCCTTCGTTGCTGAAGGGCAATACTCTGGCAGCAAGTAGACTGGCATCACAGGAGTGCCATGTTGGAGCCAGGGGGAGCAGGGGAGGAAAACAAGAACACgctgaagagggagaggaaggggcaAAGGAG GATTCACAGTCTGCTACTGTTGACCATCCCAATGAGAACTGGCTTGGGGTTTTTAGACCTGCATCCCATGCGTCCCTCCCTCACTTTTATGGAGTTCATCTTGGGGGTTTCAGGGATCAGACACCTTGTGAGTCCTGTGGTACATCACGCTGTGGGTGTCCTCTTTCTCACAGAGGGTTGGAGTCACCACATCATAAACTCTGGACTTGTGACCCATATCTGTATCCCAGTCAGGAGGAGACTTCcatggaagaggaggaagagggaaaagaagaagaggaggaagaagaagaggaagagcaagagGGGGAAAGGACACAGGAACAGCTGTCTAACATAGAAGTATCTAGAGCCTCTAGCAAGGCAGTCCTTCTGTCTGACCCTCGAGACATCTCTGAGGGTTTGGTTAATCCTGCCTTTTCTCAGGACAATAGCCAACCAAGTTCTCGGTCGAGATCTTCCAGCCAGCGGGGAAGACCTTTGAAATCCCCCAGGTGGGCATGTCTCCCCAGGGACCGTCCCTATGGCTGCTGCAGGTCTCTGTCATCGAGCGTGGAAAATATGACTTTCTCTGGGGCACCTCTCAGTCCGATGAGGGGATCACATCCCTCTCTTAATGAACCAATGAACAAAGACAGTTTGTCTGGTGGGAGGGGCATTAGGGATGCCACATCGCTACAATGTAGCAGGAGCAGAG AGTGGTCCAAGTCCTCTGACTTCAATCAAGTCTTGGACAGCAGAGGCAAAGCCCAGAGCAGGAAGACTGTGAAAATACTAGAAAGCAGTCCAGATACT GTACCCATGCAGTCCCATTTGTTAGATGCCGGCTGGAGAAGGCAACGGTGGCTGAGAGGAGAACCTACATGTTGGTCGGCTTCAACCAGCCTCAGTCAGCTCA ATTTTGAACCCATGGATTTGTTGCAGAAGCAAGTGTTTTCCCACCAG GATGTGTGGAGCCCCACTCATTCAGCATGGAACAGCTGGGCCAGATCCATGAGCCGTAGGTCTCC TTTACAGAGTGGCATTGCCGCTGAAG CCAAGAGCTCCTCGATCCAGTCCACTGAAAATTTGTATCCGCACTATTCAG CCATGGAGAGAAACAATCTGATGAGACTGGCTCACACCATCCCCTTCACTCCTGTTTCCATTTtag GAGGTGAGGAGGTAAGCATCTACTCTCTGGAGGAGGTACCCTCTGATGCTGACCCTGAATCCAGCACAGTCTCCTCCTGGTCATCACGAGGCCTGTCTGCAATGCTGCAGCCCCTCTCCAGTGAGGAAGGCTCTTTGGATGGGGGACTCCGGCTGGGCTGCAGGGTGTTGTGTACCTGGGCAGAAGGGGATGTGCTCAGACCTGGCCTGGTATACGTGGTCAAAGCCTTCAGGCCAGAGGTGGTTCGTGCCTGGCAGAGGTACTTTCATGGTAGCACGGCACTGCAGCTTTGTTTAAGG GAGAtccagcagcagagagcagccCAGAAGATGATGCAAGTATTCAACCATGTCAAACCTGATGATATGCAGTACTCaccaag ATTTCTTGATGTTTCACTGGTCCTCTGGCATTCAAATGGCCAGTGGCTGACTATTGAGAGAAACATGTCTGGTGACTTCAGGaagtacaacaacaacacaggagAAGAGATCACCCCCTGCTGTTCACTGGAAGAAGTGCTGCTATCGTTCTCCCACTGGACCTATGAGTACTCAAGCAGGGAGCTGCTGGTGCTCGATATACAAG GAGTAGGAGAGGAGCTGACTGATCCAACTGTCATTATGGCAGATGACCAAAG TGGTAGCAGGGGTGAGATGCTTTTTGGTCCTGATAACCTTGGAGATGCTGCCATCAACGGTTTCCTGCAGAAACACTCTTGCAGCGCCTGCTGCCGCAGACTGGGCCTAGAAG ATTTAAGGAAGCGTCTGGACAGCTGCGAGAATGGCAGTGAGGCAGAGCAGACATCGGGGAAAGAAGAACAAGGAGCCGATGAAACAGTGTAA